One genomic window of Euwallacea fornicatus isolate EFF26 chromosome 7, ASM4011564v1, whole genome shotgun sequence includes the following:
- the Top3alpha gene encoding DNA topoisomerase 3-alpha isoform X1 has protein sequence MGYLQNLISNLHLRRFYGTQVKATIMKYLNVAEKNDAAKNIAAILARGHSQRREGLSPYNKIYEFTAQVFGENCQMVMTSVSGHLLNYEFGIMYRNWQSCNPLVLFDAPVTKACPKDYEKVKKTLEREIRSCQGLIIWTDCDREGENIGYEIIKVCTDIKPQLRIYRAKFSEITSASVFRALNTLGQPNKNISDAVDVRQELDLRTGAAFTRLQTLRFQQVFPNKLSDKLISYGSCQFPTLGFVVERYQAIEEFIPEAFWRIKMNHTVKELTTDFSWKRDRLFDKNSCEAILDHCKENSLAKVESVESKPKSKWRPLPLDTVEMEKNISRKLRINAKDTMKIAEKLYTQGFISYPRTETNIFPKELNLINLVEQQQDDNEWGLFARRILAEGGPNPRQGKKSDQAHPPIHPTKYANNLQGNDKRVYEYIVRHFLGCVHKDAQGFETTVNVDIAGEKFTAKGLIILERNYLDVYTYEKWNAKEINNYEQGDTFIPTVLEMAESQTSPPKLLTEADLIALMEKHGIGTDATHADHIDTIKSREYVGLNDIYFVPGRLGMGLVEGYNDIGLEVSLAKPTLRAEFENNLKLICEGHKDPEVVRREQIEKYKAVFTTVAEKMRLIDNTLSNRLGDQAQQTQDPIVNVGGRDDFRPVCKCPKCGRDMVLRTKKDGVGKYITCTGFPDCKNSVWFPSMVKNVEVTDQHCPQCGPDCKRLRFTFRPNPFPGDPNPNTLCICGCDENVIESLDINLVNVSRVNGARATTRNNLPVRGNFADNFNANPEPRPAENLNQLQNRANNQHNQYESSSAPRTQTLNTFFNNSPIGSTNSGSTEGGTFRPNLDNMPGPSGSNSNRSSFGNFTNPGDTSRRNDIVCQCDQEAILLTVKKNGPNKGLKPIYILIIIVKFILLSSHNIGKQFYKCAQSACNFFAWNTLNDSNTTQTSNNHQNSTRMMGSVTEIQCKCNQNAALRTVNKEGPNKGRQFYCCPNMTGGCKFFQWADEADDRGGGRGGGDDGDDHRGGGGWGDDGGSNLNWSFKGKASRGKGKNRAAPYAKTKTGGSTGTRAKRKCGKCAQEGHTKNHCPN, from the exons ATgggatatttacaaaatttaatttcaaatttgcatttacgTCGCTTTTACGGCACGCAAGTTAAAGCCACTATAATGAAATACTTAAACGTAGCTGAGAAGAATGATGCTGCAAAAAATATAGCTGCAATTCTGGCCAGAGGCCACTCTCAAAGG CGTGAAGGCCTATCCCCTTATAACAAAATTTACGAATTCACCGCTCAAGTGTTTGGGGAAAACTGTCAAATGGTTATGACGTCGGTGTCTGGCCATTTACTCAATTATGAGTTTGGTATCATGTATCGTAACTGGCAGAGCTGCAATCCTTTAGTTTTATTCGACGCCCCTGTTACCAAAGCTTGTCCTAAAGATTATGAAAAAGTTAAA aaaactttagAAAGAGAGATTCGATCTTGTCAAGGCTTAATTATATGGACAGATTGTGATAGAGAAGGTGAAAATATTGGGTATGAAATAATCAAGGTTTGCACAGATATAAAGCCACAGCTAAGGATATACAGGGCCAAATTCTCAGAAATAACCTCAGCTTCAGTATTCAGGGCTTTGAATACTTTGGGGCagccaaataaaaatattagtgATGCTGTTGATGTCAGACAGGAATTGGACTTAAGGACAG GGGCTGCTTTTACCAGGCTTCAGACCTTGAGATTTCAACAAGTTTTTCCTAATAAATTGAGCGATAAACTAATTAGTTATGGGTCCTGCCAATTTCCTACTTTGGGGTTTGTTGTGGAGAGATATCAGGCCATAGAGGAATTTATTCCTGAAGCTTTCTGGCGcataaaaa TGAATCATACAGTAAAAGAACTGACAACTGACTTTTCATGGAAAAGAGATAGACTATTTGATAAGAATTCATGTGAAGCTATTTTGGATCATTGTAAGGAGAACTCTTTGGCAAAGGTAGAGAGTGTAGAAAGCAAACCAAAGAGCAAATGGCGGCCTCTACCATTAGACACAGTA gaaatggaaaaaaacataTCAAGAAAGCTCAGAATCAATGCCAAAGACACAatgaaaattgctgaaaaactCTACACTCAAGGTTTTATAAGTTATCCACGTACAGAAACCAATATTTTCCCCAAAGAATTAAATCTTATAAACCTTGTTGAACAACAACAAGACGACAATGAATGGGGCCTGTTTGCTAGGCGAATCCTTGCTGAAGGCGGCCCAAATCCCCGACagggaaaaaaatctgatCAG GCCCATCCTCCAATACATCCTACGAAATATGCAAACAATCTTCAGGGTAATGATAAGAGAGTTTATGAATACATTGTACGACACTTTTTGGGGTGTGTTCATAAAGACGCTCAAGGCTTTGAGACTACCGTTAACGTGGATATTGCAGGCGAAAAATTTACTGCTAAAGGCCTGATTATTCTGGAAAGAAACTACCTTGATGTTTACACGTATGAAAAGTGGAATgctaaagaaattaataattacgaGCAAGGTGACACTTTCATTCCCACAGTGTTAGAAATG gcAGAAAGCCAGACCTCACCTCCAAAATTGCTCACTGAGGCCGACCTTATAGCCTTAATGGAGAAGCATGGAATTGGTACTGATGCCACTCATGCAGATCATATAGACACCATCAAATCCAGAGAATATGTTGGACTAAATGACATATATTTTGTACCTGGCAGATTGGGCATGGGTTTGGTGGAAGG gtaCAATGATATAGGCTTGGAAGTTTCCTTAGCCAAACCTACGTTACGCGCAGAATTCGAAAACAACCTAAAACTAATCTGTGAAGGGCACAAAGACCCTGAAGTAGTGAGACgtgaacaaattgaaaaatataaggCCGTATTCACAACTGTTGCTGAAAAAATGCGACTTATAGACAATACTTTATCGAATAGATTGGGAGATCAGGCTCAGCAGACGCAGGATCCAATTGTCAACGTGGGAGGAAGGGATGATTTCAGACCCGTCTGTAAGTGCCCTAAATGCGGTAGAGATATGGTGTTAAG AACCAAGAAAGATGGGGTTGGGAAGTATATTACTTGTACAGGATTTCCGGACTGCAAAAACTCAGTGTGGTTTCCTAGTATGgttaaaaatgttgaagttACAGACCAACATTGCCCACAG TGTGGCCCAGACTGTAAGCGTCTTAGGTTCACTTTTCGACCAAATCCCTTCCCAGGGGATCCCAATCCTAACACATTATGTATATGTGGCTGTGACGAAAACGTAATAGAATCGTTAGATATTAATTTAGTTAACGTGAGTAGGG ttaatgGTGCAAGAGCTACAACTCGAAATAATCTCCCAGTGAGAGGTAACTTTGCTGACAATTTTAATG CAAATCCAGAACCACGTCCTGCAGAGAACCTGAATCAACTGCAAAACCGGGCAAATAATCAACATAATCAATATGAGTCGAGCAGTGCGCCTCGAACTCAAACTTTGAATACTTTCTTCAATAATTCACCGATAGGAAGTACAAATTCTGGTAGCACTGAAGGAGGGACTTTTAGACCGAATTTAGACAACATGCCTGGTCCTTCAG GATCAAATTCAAATCGAAGCAGCTTTGGCAACTTTACAAATCCTGGAGACACCTCTAGACGTAATGACATTGTTTGTCAGTGCGACCAAGAAGCTATTTTGCTAACAGTGAAAAAAAATGGCCCCAACAAAGGTTTAAAACCCATATATATTCTTATTATAAtagtaaaattcattttactcTCTTCTCATAACATAGGGAAGCAGTTTTACAAGTGCGCCCAATCAGCCTGTAATTTCTTCGCTTGGAATACGCTAAACGATTCCAACACCACACAAACTAGCAACAACCATCAAAATTCTACTCGTATGATGGGAAGTGTTACCGAAATTCAATGCAAATGCAATCAGAACGCGGCACTGCGAACCGTGAATAAAGAGGGTCCCAATAAAGGGCGACAATTTTATTGCTGCCCTAATATGACGGGAGGATGCAAGTTTTTCCAATGGGCGGATGAG gctGATGACAGAGGAGGGGGTCGTGGTGGTGGTGATGACGGAGACGATCACAGAGGAGGAGGTGGTTGGGGTGATGATGGAGGGAGCAATTTGAATTGGAGTTTTAAAGGTAAAGCTTCGAGGGGCAAGGGAAAAAATCGGGCTGCGCCTTATGCTAAAACGAAGACAGGTGGAAGTACCGGTACGAGGGCTAAacgaaaatgtggaaaatgtGCTCAAGAAG GTCACACAAAGAACCACTGCCCCAATTAA
- the Top3alpha gene encoding DNA topoisomerase 3-alpha isoform X4 encodes MGYLQNLISNLHLRRFYGTQVKATIMKYLNVAEKNDAAKNIAAILARGHSQRREGLSPYNKIYEFTAQVFGENCQMVMTSVSGHLLNYEFGIMYRNWQSCNPLVLFDAPVTKACPKDYEKVKKTLEREIRSCQGLIIWTDCDREGENIGYEIIKVCTDIKPQLRIYRAKFSEITSASVFRALNTLGQPNKNISDAVDVRQELDLRTGAAFTRLQTLRFQQVFPNKLSDKLISYGSCQFPTLGFVVERYQAIEEFIPEAFWRIKMNHTVKELTTDFSWKRDRLFDKNSCEAILDHCKENSLAKVESVESKPKSKWRPLPLDTVEMEKNISRKLRINAKDTMKIAEKLYTQGFISYPRTETNIFPKELNLINLVEQQQDDNEWGLFARRILAEGGPNPRQGKKSDQAHPPIHPTKYANNLQGNDKRVYEYIVRHFLGCVHKDAQGFETTVNVDIAGEKFTAKGLIILERNYLDVYTYEKWNAKEINNYEQGDTFIPTVLEMAESQTSPPKLLTEADLIALMEKHGIGTDATHADHIDTIKSREYVGLNDIYFVPGRLGMGLVEGYNDIGLEVSLAKPTLRAEFENNLKLICEGHKDPEVVRREQIEKYKAVFTTVAEKMRLIDNTLSNRLGDQAQQTQDPIVNVGGRDDFRPVCKCPKCGRDMVLRTKKDGVGKYITCTGFPDCKNSVWFPSMVKNVEVTDQHCPQCGPDCKRLRFTFRPNPFPGDPNPNTLCICGCDENVIESLDINLVNVSRANPEPRPAENLNQLQNRANNQHNQYESSSAPRTQTLNTFFNNSPIGSTNSGSTEGGTFRPNLDNMPGPSGSNSNRSSFGNFTNPGDTSRRNDIVCQCDQEAILLTVKKNGPNKGLKPIYILIIIVKFILLSSHNIGKQFYKCAQSACNFFAWNTLNDSNTTQTSNNHQNSTRMMGSVTEIQCKCNQNAALRTVNKEGPNKGRQFYCCPNMTGGCKFFQWADEADDRGGGRGGGDDGDDHRGGGGWGDDGGSNLNWSFKGKASRGKGKNRAAPYAKTKTGGSTGTRAKRKCGKCAQEGHTKNHCPN; translated from the exons ATgggatatttacaaaatttaatttcaaatttgcatttacgTCGCTTTTACGGCACGCAAGTTAAAGCCACTATAATGAAATACTTAAACGTAGCTGAGAAGAATGATGCTGCAAAAAATATAGCTGCAATTCTGGCCAGAGGCCACTCTCAAAGG CGTGAAGGCCTATCCCCTTATAACAAAATTTACGAATTCACCGCTCAAGTGTTTGGGGAAAACTGTCAAATGGTTATGACGTCGGTGTCTGGCCATTTACTCAATTATGAGTTTGGTATCATGTATCGTAACTGGCAGAGCTGCAATCCTTTAGTTTTATTCGACGCCCCTGTTACCAAAGCTTGTCCTAAAGATTATGAAAAAGTTAAA aaaactttagAAAGAGAGATTCGATCTTGTCAAGGCTTAATTATATGGACAGATTGTGATAGAGAAGGTGAAAATATTGGGTATGAAATAATCAAGGTTTGCACAGATATAAAGCCACAGCTAAGGATATACAGGGCCAAATTCTCAGAAATAACCTCAGCTTCAGTATTCAGGGCTTTGAATACTTTGGGGCagccaaataaaaatattagtgATGCTGTTGATGTCAGACAGGAATTGGACTTAAGGACAG GGGCTGCTTTTACCAGGCTTCAGACCTTGAGATTTCAACAAGTTTTTCCTAATAAATTGAGCGATAAACTAATTAGTTATGGGTCCTGCCAATTTCCTACTTTGGGGTTTGTTGTGGAGAGATATCAGGCCATAGAGGAATTTATTCCTGAAGCTTTCTGGCGcataaaaa TGAATCATACAGTAAAAGAACTGACAACTGACTTTTCATGGAAAAGAGATAGACTATTTGATAAGAATTCATGTGAAGCTATTTTGGATCATTGTAAGGAGAACTCTTTGGCAAAGGTAGAGAGTGTAGAAAGCAAACCAAAGAGCAAATGGCGGCCTCTACCATTAGACACAGTA gaaatggaaaaaaacataTCAAGAAAGCTCAGAATCAATGCCAAAGACACAatgaaaattgctgaaaaactCTACACTCAAGGTTTTATAAGTTATCCACGTACAGAAACCAATATTTTCCCCAAAGAATTAAATCTTATAAACCTTGTTGAACAACAACAAGACGACAATGAATGGGGCCTGTTTGCTAGGCGAATCCTTGCTGAAGGCGGCCCAAATCCCCGACagggaaaaaaatctgatCAG GCCCATCCTCCAATACATCCTACGAAATATGCAAACAATCTTCAGGGTAATGATAAGAGAGTTTATGAATACATTGTACGACACTTTTTGGGGTGTGTTCATAAAGACGCTCAAGGCTTTGAGACTACCGTTAACGTGGATATTGCAGGCGAAAAATTTACTGCTAAAGGCCTGATTATTCTGGAAAGAAACTACCTTGATGTTTACACGTATGAAAAGTGGAATgctaaagaaattaataattacgaGCAAGGTGACACTTTCATTCCCACAGTGTTAGAAATG gcAGAAAGCCAGACCTCACCTCCAAAATTGCTCACTGAGGCCGACCTTATAGCCTTAATGGAGAAGCATGGAATTGGTACTGATGCCACTCATGCAGATCATATAGACACCATCAAATCCAGAGAATATGTTGGACTAAATGACATATATTTTGTACCTGGCAGATTGGGCATGGGTTTGGTGGAAGG gtaCAATGATATAGGCTTGGAAGTTTCCTTAGCCAAACCTACGTTACGCGCAGAATTCGAAAACAACCTAAAACTAATCTGTGAAGGGCACAAAGACCCTGAAGTAGTGAGACgtgaacaaattgaaaaatataaggCCGTATTCACAACTGTTGCTGAAAAAATGCGACTTATAGACAATACTTTATCGAATAGATTGGGAGATCAGGCTCAGCAGACGCAGGATCCAATTGTCAACGTGGGAGGAAGGGATGATTTCAGACCCGTCTGTAAGTGCCCTAAATGCGGTAGAGATATGGTGTTAAG AACCAAGAAAGATGGGGTTGGGAAGTATATTACTTGTACAGGATTTCCGGACTGCAAAAACTCAGTGTGGTTTCCTAGTATGgttaaaaatgttgaagttACAGACCAACATTGCCCACAG TGTGGCCCAGACTGTAAGCGTCTTAGGTTCACTTTTCGACCAAATCCCTTCCCAGGGGATCCCAATCCTAACACATTATGTATATGTGGCTGTGACGAAAACGTAATAGAATCGTTAGATATTAATTTAGTTAACGTGAGTAGGG CAAATCCAGAACCACGTCCTGCAGAGAACCTGAATCAACTGCAAAACCGGGCAAATAATCAACATAATCAATATGAGTCGAGCAGTGCGCCTCGAACTCAAACTTTGAATACTTTCTTCAATAATTCACCGATAGGAAGTACAAATTCTGGTAGCACTGAAGGAGGGACTTTTAGACCGAATTTAGACAACATGCCTGGTCCTTCAG GATCAAATTCAAATCGAAGCAGCTTTGGCAACTTTACAAATCCTGGAGACACCTCTAGACGTAATGACATTGTTTGTCAGTGCGACCAAGAAGCTATTTTGCTAACAGTGAAAAAAAATGGCCCCAACAAAGGTTTAAAACCCATATATATTCTTATTATAAtagtaaaattcattttactcTCTTCTCATAACATAGGGAAGCAGTTTTACAAGTGCGCCCAATCAGCCTGTAATTTCTTCGCTTGGAATACGCTAAACGATTCCAACACCACACAAACTAGCAACAACCATCAAAATTCTACTCGTATGATGGGAAGTGTTACCGAAATTCAATGCAAATGCAATCAGAACGCGGCACTGCGAACCGTGAATAAAGAGGGTCCCAATAAAGGGCGACAATTTTATTGCTGCCCTAATATGACGGGAGGATGCAAGTTTTTCCAATGGGCGGATGAG gctGATGACAGAGGAGGGGGTCGTGGTGGTGGTGATGACGGAGACGATCACAGAGGAGGAGGTGGTTGGGGTGATGATGGAGGGAGCAATTTGAATTGGAGTTTTAAAGGTAAAGCTTCGAGGGGCAAGGGAAAAAATCGGGCTGCGCCTTATGCTAAAACGAAGACAGGTGGAAGTACCGGTACGAGGGCTAAacgaaaatgtggaaaatgtGCTCAAGAAG GTCACACAAAGAACCACTGCCCCAATTAA
- the Top3alpha gene encoding DNA topoisomerase 3-alpha isoform X5, with protein MGYLQNLISNLHLRRFYGTQVKATIMKYLNVAEKNDAAKNIAAILARGHSQRREGLSPYNKIYEFTAQVFGENCQMVMTSVSGHLLNYEFGIMYRNWQSCNPLVLFDAPVTKACPKDYEKVKKTLEREIRSCQGLIIWTDCDREGENIGYEIIKVCTDIKPQLRIYRAKFSEITSASVFRALNTLGQPNKNISDAVDVRQELDLRTVNHTVKELTTDFSWKRDRLFDKNSCEAILDHCKENSLAKVESVESKPKSKWRPLPLDTVEMEKNISRKLRINAKDTMKIAEKLYTQGFISYPRTETNIFPKELNLINLVEQQQDDNEWGLFARRILAEGGPNPRQGKKSDQAHPPIHPTKYANNLQGNDKRVYEYIVRHFLGCVHKDAQGFETTVNVDIAGEKFTAKGLIILERNYLDVYTYEKWNAKEINNYEQGDTFIPTVLEMAESQTSPPKLLTEADLIALMEKHGIGTDATHADHIDTIKSREYVGLNDIYFVPGRLGMGLVEGYNDIGLEVSLAKPTLRAEFENNLKLICEGHKDPEVVRREQIEKYKAVFTTVAEKMRLIDNTLSNRLGDQAQQTQDPIVNVGGRDDFRPVCKCPKCGRDMVLRTKKDGVGKYITCTGFPDCKNSVWFPSMVKNVEVTDQHCPQCGPDCKRLRFTFRPNPFPGDPNPNTLCICGCDENVIESLDINLVNVSRVNGARATTRNNLPVRGNFADNFNANPEPRPAENLNQLQNRANNQHNQYESSSAPRTQTLNTFFNNSPIGSTNSGSTEGGTFRPNLDNMPGPSGSNSNRSSFGNFTNPGDTSRRNDIVCQCDQEAILLTVKKNGPNKGLKPIYILIIIVKFILLSSHNIGKQFYKCAQSACNFFAWNTLNDSNTTQTSNNHQNSTRMMGSVTEIQCKCNQNAALRTVNKEGPNKGRQFYCCPNMTGGCKFFQWADEADDRGGGRGGGDDGDDHRGGGGWGDDGGSNLNWSFKGKASRGKGKNRAAPYAKTKTGGSTGTRAKRKCGKCAQEGHTKNHCPN; from the exons ATgggatatttacaaaatttaatttcaaatttgcatttacgTCGCTTTTACGGCACGCAAGTTAAAGCCACTATAATGAAATACTTAAACGTAGCTGAGAAGAATGATGCTGCAAAAAATATAGCTGCAATTCTGGCCAGAGGCCACTCTCAAAGG CGTGAAGGCCTATCCCCTTATAACAAAATTTACGAATTCACCGCTCAAGTGTTTGGGGAAAACTGTCAAATGGTTATGACGTCGGTGTCTGGCCATTTACTCAATTATGAGTTTGGTATCATGTATCGTAACTGGCAGAGCTGCAATCCTTTAGTTTTATTCGACGCCCCTGTTACCAAAGCTTGTCCTAAAGATTATGAAAAAGTTAAA aaaactttagAAAGAGAGATTCGATCTTGTCAAGGCTTAATTATATGGACAGATTGTGATAGAGAAGGTGAAAATATTGGGTATGAAATAATCAAGGTTTGCACAGATATAAAGCCACAGCTAAGGATATACAGGGCCAAATTCTCAGAAATAACCTCAGCTTCAGTATTCAGGGCTTTGAATACTTTGGGGCagccaaataaaaatattagtgATGCTGTTGATGTCAGACAGGAATTGGACTTAAGGACAG TGAATCATACAGTAAAAGAACTGACAACTGACTTTTCATGGAAAAGAGATAGACTATTTGATAAGAATTCATGTGAAGCTATTTTGGATCATTGTAAGGAGAACTCTTTGGCAAAGGTAGAGAGTGTAGAAAGCAAACCAAAGAGCAAATGGCGGCCTCTACCATTAGACACAGTA gaaatggaaaaaaacataTCAAGAAAGCTCAGAATCAATGCCAAAGACACAatgaaaattgctgaaaaactCTACACTCAAGGTTTTATAAGTTATCCACGTACAGAAACCAATATTTTCCCCAAAGAATTAAATCTTATAAACCTTGTTGAACAACAACAAGACGACAATGAATGGGGCCTGTTTGCTAGGCGAATCCTTGCTGAAGGCGGCCCAAATCCCCGACagggaaaaaaatctgatCAG GCCCATCCTCCAATACATCCTACGAAATATGCAAACAATCTTCAGGGTAATGATAAGAGAGTTTATGAATACATTGTACGACACTTTTTGGGGTGTGTTCATAAAGACGCTCAAGGCTTTGAGACTACCGTTAACGTGGATATTGCAGGCGAAAAATTTACTGCTAAAGGCCTGATTATTCTGGAAAGAAACTACCTTGATGTTTACACGTATGAAAAGTGGAATgctaaagaaattaataattacgaGCAAGGTGACACTTTCATTCCCACAGTGTTAGAAATG gcAGAAAGCCAGACCTCACCTCCAAAATTGCTCACTGAGGCCGACCTTATAGCCTTAATGGAGAAGCATGGAATTGGTACTGATGCCACTCATGCAGATCATATAGACACCATCAAATCCAGAGAATATGTTGGACTAAATGACATATATTTTGTACCTGGCAGATTGGGCATGGGTTTGGTGGAAGG gtaCAATGATATAGGCTTGGAAGTTTCCTTAGCCAAACCTACGTTACGCGCAGAATTCGAAAACAACCTAAAACTAATCTGTGAAGGGCACAAAGACCCTGAAGTAGTGAGACgtgaacaaattgaaaaatataaggCCGTATTCACAACTGTTGCTGAAAAAATGCGACTTATAGACAATACTTTATCGAATAGATTGGGAGATCAGGCTCAGCAGACGCAGGATCCAATTGTCAACGTGGGAGGAAGGGATGATTTCAGACCCGTCTGTAAGTGCCCTAAATGCGGTAGAGATATGGTGTTAAG AACCAAGAAAGATGGGGTTGGGAAGTATATTACTTGTACAGGATTTCCGGACTGCAAAAACTCAGTGTGGTTTCCTAGTATGgttaaaaatgttgaagttACAGACCAACATTGCCCACAG TGTGGCCCAGACTGTAAGCGTCTTAGGTTCACTTTTCGACCAAATCCCTTCCCAGGGGATCCCAATCCTAACACATTATGTATATGTGGCTGTGACGAAAACGTAATAGAATCGTTAGATATTAATTTAGTTAACGTGAGTAGGG ttaatgGTGCAAGAGCTACAACTCGAAATAATCTCCCAGTGAGAGGTAACTTTGCTGACAATTTTAATG CAAATCCAGAACCACGTCCTGCAGAGAACCTGAATCAACTGCAAAACCGGGCAAATAATCAACATAATCAATATGAGTCGAGCAGTGCGCCTCGAACTCAAACTTTGAATACTTTCTTCAATAATTCACCGATAGGAAGTACAAATTCTGGTAGCACTGAAGGAGGGACTTTTAGACCGAATTTAGACAACATGCCTGGTCCTTCAG GATCAAATTCAAATCGAAGCAGCTTTGGCAACTTTACAAATCCTGGAGACACCTCTAGACGTAATGACATTGTTTGTCAGTGCGACCAAGAAGCTATTTTGCTAACAGTGAAAAAAAATGGCCCCAACAAAGGTTTAAAACCCATATATATTCTTATTATAAtagtaaaattcattttactcTCTTCTCATAACATAGGGAAGCAGTTTTACAAGTGCGCCCAATCAGCCTGTAATTTCTTCGCTTGGAATACGCTAAACGATTCCAACACCACACAAACTAGCAACAACCATCAAAATTCTACTCGTATGATGGGAAGTGTTACCGAAATTCAATGCAAATGCAATCAGAACGCGGCACTGCGAACCGTGAATAAAGAGGGTCCCAATAAAGGGCGACAATTTTATTGCTGCCCTAATATGACGGGAGGATGCAAGTTTTTCCAATGGGCGGATGAG gctGATGACAGAGGAGGGGGTCGTGGTGGTGGTGATGACGGAGACGATCACAGAGGAGGAGGTGGTTGGGGTGATGATGGAGGGAGCAATTTGAATTGGAGTTTTAAAGGTAAAGCTTCGAGGGGCAAGGGAAAAAATCGGGCTGCGCCTTATGCTAAAACGAAGACAGGTGGAAGTACCGGTACGAGGGCTAAacgaaaatgtggaaaatgtGCTCAAGAAG GTCACACAAAGAACCACTGCCCCAATTAA